From a single Lolium rigidum isolate FL_2022 chromosome 7, APGP_CSIRO_Lrig_0.1, whole genome shotgun sequence genomic region:
- the LOC124678844 gene encoding chloroplast envelope quinone oxidoreductase homolog, with protein sequence MVTTGTTPPAKMRALQYDTCGEGAAGLKHVEVPVPSAKKNEVLLKLQAATVNPVDWKIQKGDMRPLLPRRLPFIPVTDVAGEVVDVGPGVKDLAAGDQVVAMLNSLNGGGLAEYVVAPANMTVKRPSAVSAAEGAGIPIAAGSALKSLRSIGAKFDGTGKPLNVLITAASGGVGLYAVQLAKLANLHVTATCGAGNMDLVRSLGADEVMDYKTPEGASLQSPSGKKYDGVVHCTVGVSWSTFRPLLSSRGRVIDLTPNLSAILASGLHKVTFAKKRVVPLFLRLNKADLEFLVGLLEEGKLKTVIDSRFPLSEASKAWQTSIDGHPTGKIVVEMEG encoded by the exons CATGTGGAAGTTCCCGTTCCTTCAGCAAAGAAGAATGAGGTACTGTTGAAACTGCAAGCAGCAACCGTCAATCCAGTTGACTGGAAGATACAGAAAGGGGACATGAGGCCTCTGCTACCTCGTAGATTGCCTTTTATCCCAG TGACCGACGTCGCAGGAGAAGTTGTTGATGTTGGTCCTGGAGTGAAAGATCTCGCAGCAGGAGATCAAGTTGTTGCCATGTTGAACTCTCTT AATGGAGGTGGACTAGCTGAGTACGTTGTAGCACCCGCAAACATGACTGTCAAAAGGCCATCTGCGGTATCTGCGGCTGAGGGTGCTGGCATTCCCATTGCTGCTGGCAGTGCGCTCAAGTCATTGAGGTCCATTGGTGCCAAGTTTGATGGCACCGGCAAGCCTTTGAACGTGTTGATCACTGCCGCCTCTGGTGGCGTTGGCCTGTACGCTGTGCAGCTTGCGAAGCTGGCGAACCTCCACGTCACGGCCACCTGCGGGGCCGGGAACATGGATCTTGTGAGGAGCTTGGGTGCAGACGAGGTGATGGACTACAAGACCCCAGAGGGTGCTAGCCTGCAGAGCCCCTCCGGCAAGAAGTACGATGGCGTGGTTCACTGCACCGTCGGCGTCAGCTGGTCGACGTTCAGGCCATTGCTGAGCAGCCGCGGGAGAGTGATCGACTTAACCCCCAACTTATCTGCAATCCTCGCCTCTGGCCTGCACAAGGTCACATTCGCGAAGAAGCGCGTTGTGCCCCTCTTTCTGCGGCTCAACAAGGCAGACCTGGAGTTCTTGGTCGGGTTGCTGGAGGAGGGCAAGCTGAAGACGGTGATCGACTCGAGGTTCCCGCTGAGCGAGGCAAGCAAGGCATGGCAGACCAGCATCGATGGCCACCCCACTGGCAAGATCGTCGTTGAGATGGAGGGCTGA